TCCAAGGTGGCAGCAGACTATGCGCATCTTACGGCGCACGTCGATAGTTGCGTCATACCCAATCCCGTCGATGTGCAAGGTTTTAAGCGGCGCAAGGAACAAGCCGGACAGCGTTCCATCGAAGCGTTCCATGGCAACGGTCCGCATGTGGTGTTCCTTGGTCGCTTCGTTGAACGCAAGGGTGCCAAGGTGCTGATTGAAGCCTTGCATTGGGGAGAGAGCCATCATCTTTTCCCCACGGATATGCATGTCACCTTTGCAGGCAAAGGGCCGCTCTTGGAAGAGTCGAAGCAACAGGCCAGTGACCTTCACTTGCCTTGCAATTTCATCGGTTTCATCGATGAGGATGACAAGCCCTCACTGTTGGCAAGCGCCGATGTGGCGGTCTTCCCCTCAACGGGTGGAGAATCGTTCGGCATCGTGCTGCTCGAAGCCATAGCGTCAGGCTCGAAGGTGGTGCTTGCCGGTGACAATCCGGGCTATAGAAGTACCCTGATGAACCAGGAGGATGTGTTGTTTCCGGTCAGAGGAGAAGGACGAGCCCAGGCTCTGGCAGAGAGCATCGCCAAGGCGCTCACGAATCAAGCGTGGTCCAGCCAGGTGCATGACGAAGAGCAGGGCCTGCTCACATCCTATGACGTTTCAGCAGTAGCCGATCAGGTCGAAGAGGTCTATCGACGGGCAATCAGGGCCAGAAGAAATCCCGAGCAGGATAGGAGCATATGACCCGCAGATGCCTGCGGGCTAATGCATCAGTTGCTTCTCGTATTTGAGCGTGAGCACGCGAGTGGCGGACGACTTGACCTGCTGGGCGAAATCCGCGTTCTTCTGTGCCGTGTCAATGATCCCATCGAGTATTGTTTCGATGTAACCCGGAGCGTCGGCACACACGAGATCGCCGCCAGCCTGAATGAAGCGAACGCCCAGCTCACCGACCGGTATCCCTGACAGAGCCTGAGCCGAGAGGGAATCTGAAACGATGATGCCCTCAAAGTGCTCCTCATCTCGAAGGTGACCCTGCATGATCGTTGGCGAGAATGCTGCAGGATTGTTGGGGTCGATCTTCGAATATGTGGCAAGCGACATCATGACAAACGCGGGTTGTGACTGAAGCGTCGTATCGAATGCAGATATTTCCTGTCCATCCAGCGTCGTCGTGGAATCGATGATGCCTGCATTGGTGAAATCGGTGTTGCCTGCGATTGCTCCAAGGCCTGGATAGTGCTTTATCGCAGTGGACACTTCAGCATCGGCCATGCCTTGAATGAAAGCGGAGGCGTGCGCGGCATTGCCTTGGGCATCGAGGCCGAAATCTCGATTGAGGGCTCCGATTGCGGCATTGTTCGCACGTGGCTGAGTCTGCACGGTGTCAACCGATGGTGCAAAATCAACATTCACTCCCGCAGATTGCAGTGACGCGCCCCAAGATTGTGCATTCGTGCGCAAAGTCTGAGTATCCATCTGACCTTGCATGACGGCGCTGGGCATCTGTGCGAATCCCGGACCTTTGAGGTGCTGCACGGTTCCGCCCTCCTGATCGGTTGCAACGAGCAGACCGTCGCCATTGCGCGCATAGGCTTGCAGCGCTTGCGTTTCGGCATGGACAGCGGCCACGCCTGCCGTGCTGTTGCCAAACAGAAGCACAGACCCGATGTGCCTGTTCTCAATGTCGTCTTGAATCGTGCTCGTAGCTGAGCCTGCCTGAAGCGAAATCATCACCAATTGCGCTGCCTGATCCTGCACTGACATCGTGGAAACACGCTTGCTGGCCTGCAACGCGGCCTTCTGCTGTTCGCTAAGGTGTGGCGACGGAACTTCCTGCTTGCTGATATCGAGATGAATGTTCGCTGACGTGCTTGCCGGTGTGCTTGCTGGAGGCTGCGATGTCGTCGGTTCCTGCTGTCCAGTCGAGCAGGCAGAGGAAAGCAGGGTGAGCACCATAGCGATGATGGATGCCCAGCCCCGCAGGTGCATCGAGTGGCCGTTGCGTGTCTTCAGAACACATGCCTTCAGAACAGATGCCTTCAGAACGGATGCAGGAGAGCATCGTCCATTGTTCAGCTTTTCCATAGGGTTCCATGCTATCTGGAGGGGTTCATGTAGTCTTGAATCATGTCATTTTTTGGTAGTTTTTCGCATATGTTCGAAGACCCCTCAGACGGGCGCGGGTCCCGACGGGGCAATGATGATGAGGCGCATGTCGATGACATTCGCACTGATGGAGACGACAGCCACACTTCGGGAAGTGCCCGACGTGGCAAGCCGCTCTTTCGCGTGACTGCCCATCGATCCGGTGGATCAGGCAATTCGCTGGGAGCAAAGATCCTTATCGGTGTCGTTCTTGCCGTGGTTATCGTGCTCGCTGCCGTTGCATTGCTGTCACATTTCATCACTGAGGTCATGTGGTTCACTCAGCTTGGATTTGCATCGGTGATTTGGACACAGCTCGCGATCAAGGTCGGCCTGTGGCTGGCGTATGCAATCGTCATGGCATTGATTACCTATGGTTCGGCAACCATGGCGATTCGGAACCGTCCCGCCGATCCAGATGGCTCGACCATACGAGTCAAGGGTGATGTCATCGAACTTGGCAAATCGGTGAGCTCAAAGGCGGCTCGACGTACCGCCGTCATCATTTCGCTGATAGTTGGCCTGGTCTTCGGTTCTCGACTGAATACCAACTGGGCACAGCTGGTGATGATGTTCCACGCGCAATCCTTCGGCACGAAGGATCCCCAGTTCGGCCTTGACGACGGCTTCTTCGTGTTCGTGCTCCCCGGTCTGCAGCTGTGCATGGGTGCGCTTGCGATGCTGCTGCTGGCAGGTCTAGTCTTCTCCGTGATCACGAACTTCCTTATGAGTGGCATCCGTCTTACCATGCCTGTGCGTGGCCACAGCATCATCGGCATGACCAAGCATGCGCGCCGTCAGGTTGGCGCATGGTTTATCGTCAATATGGTGGTCTGGTCGGCGCGTATTCTTCTTGGCATCTTCGACACCGTGACCGAGCAAAGTGACCGCATCACGGGCGCTGGCTTCACATCGGTTCATATCACCATTCCTGCAGGCATCATCATGTCGGCGCTTACCCTGGTGCTGGGCATCATTCTGGGCATCTGGATCATGAATGCGAAAAGTCTCAGGGAGAATGCGCTGCCAAGCGCTTCCATGTCCTCAATGCTGAAGGAATGGAAGGTTCCGGCCATCGCAATAGCCACCGTTGTGGTGGTGAGCATTCTGCTCACGGGCGTAGCTCCTATGATCATTCAACGATTCAAGGTGAATCCTAACGAGCAGGAAACGGAATCCGCCTATATTCAGAGGAACATTGCGGCGACAACCGCTGCTTTCGGACTCAACAAGTTGAAAGTGGAGAACTATCAGGCGACGACAACTGGCAAATCTGGCGCATTGGCTGAGGATGCGGAAACAACCGCACAGATTCGTTTGCTTGACCCGCAGGTCGTGTCTCCCACGTTCCGGCAGCTTCAGCAGTCCAAGCAGTATTACAATTTCGAGGACACGCTCGCAGTCGATAAATATGACATCGATGGCAGAAGTCAGGATACGCTGATCGGCGCGCGTGAATTGAACCTCGCAGGCAACGACAATCGAAACTGGATCAACGACCATACCGTGTACACGCATGGTTATGGCGTTGTGGCTGCATACGGCAACAAGGTGACACCTGACGGTCAGCCTGAATTCTTCGAATCGGGAGTTCCGACGCAGGGAAAGCTCACCGATGCTGAACACTATGAGCCAAGGATCTATTTCTCTCCAAATGCTCCAGAATATTCCATTGTGGGTTCTCCAAAGGCTACGCAATCCTGGGAATTCGACTATCCCAAGGGTTCCGAGGGAGCTACCAACACCTTCACCGGCAACGGTGGGCCCAGCGTCGGCAACCTCTTCTCCCGTCTTATGTATGCCATTCGCTTTGGTTCTGACCAGATTCTCTTCTCTGACCGCGTCACTCCGTCCTCTCAGATTCTTTACGACCGCAATCCGAAGGAACGCGTTGCCAAGGTCGCGCCATACCTCACCTTGGATGGACGCGTTTACCCAGCGGTCGTTGATGGGCGCGTGAAGTGGATTATTGACGGATATACGACATCGGCGAATTATCCCTATTCGCAGACCGTCGATCTCGGCTCTGCAACCAAGGACTCCACAACGCAGACCTCATCTGCTGTAAAGGGATTGGGATCGCAGAATGCCAATTACATCCGCAATTCCGTCAAGGCAACCGTCGATGCCTATGACGGCTCGGTGAATCTGTATGCATGGGATCCGCAAGACCCTGTTCTCAAGGCATGGGAAAAGGTATTCCCCGGGCAGTACAAGCCAATTTCCAGCATCTCTGGC
This Bifidobacterium sp. WK041_4_12 DNA region includes the following protein-coding sequences:
- a CDS encoding glycoside hydrolase family 3 N-terminal domain-containing protein, which translates into the protein MEKLNNGRCSPASVLKASVLKACVLKTRNGHSMHLRGWASIIAMVLTLLSSACSTGQQEPTTSQPPASTPASTSANIHLDISKQEVPSPHLSEQQKAALQASKRVSTMSVQDQAAQLVMISLQAGSATSTIQDDIENRHIGSVLLFGNSTAGVAAVHAETQALQAYARNGDGLLVATDQEGGTVQHLKGPGFAQMPSAVMQGQMDTQTLRTNAQSWGASLQSAGVNVDFAPSVDTVQTQPRANNAAIGALNRDFGLDAQGNAAHASAFIQGMADAEVSTAIKHYPGLGAIAGNTDFTNAGIIDSTTTLDGQEISAFDTTLQSQPAFVMMSLATYSKIDPNNPAAFSPTIMQGHLRDEEHFEGIIVSDSLSAQALSGIPVGELGVRFIQAGGDLVCADAPGYIETILDGIIDTAQKNADFAQQVKSSATRVLTLKYEKQLMH
- a CDS encoding glycosyltransferase family 4 protein yields the protein MTLRIGFVFDDTLDVLDGVQAHILTLGKELARRGNEVHYLVGQTAGRPVEHIHPLARNMMVAFNGNRMRIPILSKASSIRHVLDECNFDVLHVQAPYSPLFAGRVLNRADDATAVVATYHIAPTGMLSYLGGKMLGAINAHTHRRVDDVISVSKVAADYAHLTAHVDSCVIPNPVDVQGFKRRKEQAGQRSIEAFHGNGPHVVFLGRFVERKGAKVLIEALHWGESHHLFPTDMHVTFAGKGPLLEESKQQASDLHLPCNFIGFIDEDDKPSLLASADVAVFPSTGGESFGIVLLEAIASGSKVVLAGDNPGYRSTLMNQEDVLFPVRGEGRAQALAESIAKALTNQAWSSQVHDEEQGLLTSYDVSAVADQVEEVYRRAIRARRNPEQDRSI
- a CDS encoding UPF0182 family protein; translated protein: MSFFGSFSHMFEDPSDGRGSRRGNDDEAHVDDIRTDGDDSHTSGSARRGKPLFRVTAHRSGGSGNSLGAKILIGVVLAVVIVLAAVALLSHFITEVMWFTQLGFASVIWTQLAIKVGLWLAYAIVMALITYGSATMAIRNRPADPDGSTIRVKGDVIELGKSVSSKAARRTAVIISLIVGLVFGSRLNTNWAQLVMMFHAQSFGTKDPQFGLDDGFFVFVLPGLQLCMGALAMLLLAGLVFSVITNFLMSGIRLTMPVRGHSIIGMTKHARRQVGAWFIVNMVVWSARILLGIFDTVTEQSDRITGAGFTSVHITIPAGIIMSALTLVLGIILGIWIMNAKSLRENALPSASMSSMLKEWKVPAIAIATVVVVSILLTGVAPMIIQRFKVNPNEQETESAYIQRNIAATTAAFGLNKLKVENYQATTTGKSGALAEDAETTAQIRLLDPQVVSPTFRQLQQSKQYYNFEDTLAVDKYDIDGRSQDTLIGARELNLAGNDNRNWINDHTVYTHGYGVVAAYGNKVTPDGQPEFFESGVPTQGKLTDAEHYEPRIYFSPNAPEYSIVGSPKATQSWEFDYPKGSEGATNTFTGNGGPSVGNLFSRLMYAIRFGSDQILFSDRVTPSSQILYDRNPKERVAKVAPYLTLDGRVYPAVVDGRVKWIIDGYTTSANYPYSQTVDLGSATKDSTTQTSSAVKGLGSQNANYIRNSVKATVDAYDGSVNLYAWDPQDPVLKAWEKVFPGQYKPISSISGDLMSHLRYPESLFKVQRQLLAKYHVNTANQFFSGEDFWQTPIDPVESKLNQEDDVLQPPYYLTMKTPGTAKPLFSLTSTYIPAGTSTREILTGFLSVDSDAGRTAGKVGANYGTMRLLELPKDASVPGPGQAQNNFNANADVSKELNLLESGSTSVKRGNLLTLPIGGGLVYVEPVYVQSSGNTSFPLLKKVLVAFGDQVGFANTLDEALNQVFGGNSGASAGDAENATGQQSDSTSEGTESGGSTSGQSSTKDNAALKKALDAANQAMEDSDAALKKGDFNAYGQAQDQLKQAIKDAVNAQ